The DNA window TCATTGGCCAGGCACAATAACCTGTGACTAATAGTCATTCATGGTTATACAGCACGGCCTGATTATCAAAATTTGCCACTAGTCcgtaacaaaaaaaaatctcaagctGTTAATTGACCAATACGTATTCCTGAGGAAATCAGAGTAATCACATGGATATTCATGGCACAGAAAGGGAAGGTACAGCTAGCATTGCATTGCTTCTGTGAGTCATCTGCTCTGGTCtacttttgattattttttttcctcatgtggGACCAGTAGTGTAAATCAAAGATTTGAGAAGTAAGGCTATGCTTAAAGTGTCCCAAATTAAAATCCAGTTGCCACCTTTCTTCTCTTAGGCAGCCATCCAGTTTTGTGCAGGAATAGACATGCTAATGGCTGTGATACAGCTACAGAAGCGAACCAGTTAGCTCATGGTCTGCCTTTGCCAATGGCAAGGTCAGCTACTGGAAAAAGTTACAAAACAGCTTTAACAGCTAGGTATGATCCCACAGAAGAGCCTTGACTGAGAACTGTTAGTCTTTGCTAATTTTCATTCAAGTCAGTCTCAAAACAAGGACAACAGCATGTGTGCGGGTTGGGTTGTTGTTGGATGGGCCTATTCATGACAATGGTCAGGATAGCTTGTCCATGTGGTAGATTTTTTACTCTACTTTCACTTCCCTGAAGCACTAGAGCAGCTCAGGTCACACAAGAGATATAACTGTCTGGCTGGCATGAAGGAGTCACCTGTCTGGCAGAGAGGTCTCAGCATCTCTCAGAGCCCAAGGAATTCTCAAACAGTACCTAAAACTATGGGCACCCTCTGGCATCTTTGCTCTGGTCACCAGCCTTCACTGTAAGACACACACTTGGATTTATTTATGATTTAGCAATGATACGAGCAGAGCTCGGAAAAGTTGTTGGtgactgtaggaaaaaaaaacagaaagcagaccATAAATCAGGTCATCAGATGAATTCAGAATGCACTAACAAAACCAGAGCTTCcaataaatttcatttcaagcagaatagaaatgttttcttggtTGAGAGTTCAGGATAGATGATACTTTCAGATGTGTGTCAAGCCAATGCGACGTctacaaaaatgtttgcaggCAAACAGCAATGGCTGATCCAGAGACAGGCTCTCACACCAGCTGCACATTTTAGTATGACTGAATACAAATATGAGACTCTCTAGTTCCCTGAGCAAAGCTGAatctaattaaatatttaatagcttttttttttttcccccctacaAATCCTTTGGTTTCTTGCTCTTTCATACTGTGCTATGATGACATTTGAACAACAAATGCAGTCTTGGTAGGTGGGTCTCCTGGTACTACTTTTTATATGAAAAGCTTGCACTTCCCTGCTGAAGTCCAGATGCTGCCTTTATGAGGATTTTTGTCCtgatcaatttttaaaaaaacatttttccatccCATGGCATTAATAGCTACCTGGGGAAATACCAGCTCCTCCCCACTCCTGCAAATACTAACCATTCCCAGACGGGAAGggatttctccttccttttatttaccTGCAAGATGTCTTTGCTAGTGCTCAGAATTACAAAGGGAGCAGGCAAAATAAGAGGAAAACCTTTTTAAGTAGAAAGTGTTACAAACAGAGCAACTGTGCACACTCTGACTGAGCACACTGCCTTCGGAGGCTGCATTATACTGACTAAACCCTGCATAATCTTCCCAGGGTCACACAGTGAGTCATTAGCGAGACGGCACTAAGACAGAGGCATCCTGATTTTTGTAATCACTCTGATTACTTTAAGACCCCCAATTTAAAAGGCTATAGGTTTGTGCTGGCAGCACAGTCACACAGCCAGCTACTTACAGCTTTACAAATTTGTTGTCTTGCAATCATTTTGCTCCTATGTGCCTGTAGtgctatttgttttgttttgtcttttttgcaCTTGTTTGTGTGCTGTTCAAAATTATTCATGTTTTGGctacaaaaagcaaaggaaggcaGAGACGGGCAGCAGCCTCACCACTGCCTTCATGCGCCcaccccagggctgctcctggccTGCTGGCCCCGGGTGGCCTCCGCACGCTTGGCAGCGCTGTAGCCAGGGTCTGGTCCTCAGCAGAGACTTTAGGCTGCTTAAAGCCAAGCAGTCATCCAGGAGATGAAatggctttcatttctgttcttgccAAGCCATTCCTGGTTGTTGCAGTGCCCTTTCATACAGGCAGTCTGCTGATGGCTGCTCTGGCATTATCATTAACAACAAAGAAGCACTGCAAAAGTGCTGGCGTGGCTGGTCAGCCTTTGGCTCCACgttccctctctctctcagtgGTGAGTTTCTTGTGCTTTTCCAGTACTGGTGAGTATTGTTTTTGGTCTGTGTTGGTGGTGTTTGCACCCACCATGTAGCCCAGAAGTGTGTTGGGCTGGCTAGGCCCATCCAGCCACCACATCAGGGGGTTACGTGAAGGCTGGTTCAAGCTATACCAAAAGAAATGACTGGGGGAAATGCTCACTTGACACTCTAtagataaatacaaatattttctggaaaaaaataactatatCCATAGTCTGTGTCCTAGAAGGACTCTTTATGTGTCACTAAAATAGCTATTTGTAATCTGTTAtaccctcccctcccctttgaGGCCTAACTGACAGTTATTCAAGTAGGTGTGCTTCAGAAGGCCATGACCCTCCACAGAGAGAACAGGGTTTGCCATCCTGTCTGATCCTTTCATGACAAAGGCATACTTTAAgtggaaaagcagcacaggcGTGCAGCAAATGACAGCTATATGCATTCGACTTTGCATTGTATATATGAAGGCATTTGACGAAAACCAcatcaataaaaagaaattacatttgctTCTGCACTCGAAAAATACACATTGAAGCATTATATGTTTGGGATTTTTAGCAGTGTTTAGCAGTGTTATACTGTGCAAAGTAATTTCAAATGATTAATACCTTGACACTAATCTTGtaacaaatcatttttatcatctaaaaatcagcttttaattaaaagaatacttcatatttattttgtgatacTAAACTAccctgattattttaaaattacgTGTGATGTTGGCACATACTAAATATACAgcatatatatttctgttgcGCTTTATTGTCTGTCTGAAAAGTGAATTTCAATTATTAAGCATTATTAAGTGTTTAGGAATGTCCTGCTATGTGTAggtctgaaattaattttgccaGGAATGATCTCTATCTTTTTGAAACCTacattttagaaggaaaatactATCTTCTTTCAAAACTACTGCGTTTGCCCAAAGTTAGTGTTCTCCTAACCCTAACAAGAGGTTGATAGGTAACAAAGCTCAACTGTACCCTGTATCAAGCTCCAGTAAGACCTCCATATTAtgtattttcaaactgaaagcaTCTGGTTGGTGTGTCATGTGGGCTCTGACTCTACTCACTCCCTAATACATACTGGTTACTTTGATGATTTGTATTTAACTCAGGAGGCTGACAGTCACCTACAGACACGCTCCCTCAAGAACATGCATGTCAACATGCAGCTGCAATCGAAATGGAAGTACACCTGTGCGCGTCACCACTGGCTGCTGCAAGCTGTTTGAGCCCCTGTAACGCTGATGAGGGGATGTCTCTGTGCCTTCATCACCGAGCTATTAAaggcaagcattttttttttctattgtaatCCCAACAAAACACCTAAAGGTAGCCTCAATAACAATGAAGTTAGACATTCAGTACgttggaatattttattttcactttacaTGCGGTGTTAAAAACCCAAAGAACGTATTATTTACACATCCACAATACAAGTTTACAAGATATCTATACATGTTAAAGTACTCTATAGTATAGAGCAGCTTCATTTAAGGGTTACTTTTTTATGCCGTACCATTAAAAAAGATACAATCTGCGTTTACCTTTGCACAAATGGATAAAGcatcttttattattaaattaacaGAATAAAGACTAGGTTGAATGTTAGAAATTTCAACATAAATACTGAGAGAACTCACATTACCATCTACAAGGCAGCACAATGTTACAGGAGGTTATCAGGGTTCACATACATTTATCTTTCGATTTCACACAAGTCtgtattaattaatatttgtaaagtgAATTCAGAtcagtttttgtcttttgacAACCAAGTACTTTTTATGCTATTAATCTGTAGTGTTTTAGTTGCAAGACAGAAGTGTTTAGGAAGAGAGATCATTGATTTTTGGATCCAGAGGTCTCAGGAAATAAATGCCCCTTACAGccttacaagaaaaaatgactaCTTCTGTCCTTTATTCTTTGTTCTGTAACAGAGATCCAATTTTCAGTGACTAACCTTTTCTCCCCTTCAAACACATAACATAAATCTCCACCGTCTCTGAAACCCATTGCAGTTATTTGTCCCGCTAATTCATGAATATTCCTCTGCCATGGTTATTTCTATAGTTATGTTCAATAAACAATGCGGTAGTGTGTAGTTTGCAAGCTAAAATAGCCATCTGTGTTGAACATCAGCTGCAAGTGGATACTGTAAAACCTACTAAATAGCTTACACAACTTTAGCAGGTGTTCCATTACCCTAGAAACCTCATTTGATTTCACATTATAACTGTTTGATCCTTCGGAGAGCTGGAGTGGAATGTTTATCATGGCAAGGTGATTTAATGCTGCTGTCTTCTTGGATTGTAGGCTGCCTTTAGTTACTATTAATTAtccttgctttttattttttttggggggggggcgggggggttgCTATTGAGAGGTTTTACAACTGGCACTCAGGAGATATGTGCTATAGTGAGAACACCTGacaggtttgttgttgttgttttttttttttttttagtacttttaTCATTTGCATGAATAAGGCACAAAATGCACAGATTCAGGTAAACTCACACataatatttacagaatattGTCATTACCTGCatgactttggaaaaaaaaacccttacattacacaacaaaaacaaattgatTGCactactgttgatttttcacaGACTGCTTTTGCCAGGCCaattaatgtttcttcttttctacagACAATAGTCTATCAGACTGTAGGGCATTattaaatgcaacaaaaatgtaACCTTCTCTAGTTACACAGGTCTTTGCCAAATGAATTGTTGATTATTAGCTGCCCTCAATGAGATGTACGGGGCTCAAGTTCACAGTGGCCAGGTATTGGATGGAGGCACCGTGGAAACACAGTAAAACTCCCCCATTCCAGCCCAAAAGACTAGATTTGAAATGTACAGCTCTGAATCAATAGCAGCATAACAGAGTTATGAAGAATTAAAGGTATCTGCTCTCTTTCACTGGGCGACTAGTTCATCAAGGCGTGTTATCCAGAAGGCTGGCAGCAATGCGCAGTACTTCCTTAGCTGTCGCCAAAATGAACCTAGCTGTCggctgcagaaggcagagtCATGTTTGTTCAGTCATGCTCAATGTAAACAATTCCATAGCATAAAAGATGCAATGGGAACCTAAGTACATCCTAGTGTGTacagtacacacacacacacatccacgCACACGCACAGCTTTATCTGTGGCATGAACAAAATGCCAcgcacaaggagaaaaaaaaaataatgctacaGTTGGGCCAGAGACTGAATTCCAGCAAATTGATTATTAACCCAGATATTCATTGAGACATTACCATTTTCTGACATTTGTGCAAGAGGCAAGGTGAATGCATACATATTAAAATGTTCACATTTAATGGGAAGGACCACGCTTAATGGCAGTCTAAAATGGAACCcatttttcaagtatttgcttacagatttcttttcccaAGAACATTTTTAGCTATTTAGAACAGTAAAGTAGCCCCCACCCCATTGTGCTACATGTCTCCTTAGctccaaacaaaagaaatgtaatgaCCAGcactttcctttgtttttgtttgtttgcgcTTAGCAAGTACACAAAGTCTTGCTATAGCTACATGTGGCAAGACACAGATGTtgctgaaataaagacagtttctTTGGCCACTTTGTTCTCTGTAATTACAAGCAAGTCTCTGTCTTATGTGTCTACCACAAAATCATCTCACAACCTGTACAGGTCAATGCCACACTCATTTTTAGGACAGATGTCCTAGTAACTGTATTTGTTCAGTGGTCTGACTGACGTTGTCTGAGGAACGAATGAGGGTTTTGGTGGCACGTCAGGTTTTAAGGAGGGTGTCCTCTTTATGCCTGTACGAGGAAGGGTGCCGTTGCTCGTGTAACTGCTTTGCCGGGACAAGGAAGGCTGGAGGTGAACGCTGACAGGCGTCCCTTGAATGTAGTCCATCTTTGAGCCTGCTGTGGGAGTCACATACCCCCCCCGATTAATACTGGGCTGTCTGGATAACAAAACACCATTTGGTGAGTTTAAGTTTTTAGGAAGGGCAGATATTGAATGCCTTTGTGAAGAATTTTTGTGATAACCTCTCTGCCTTTCCAAAGAGGTCATTGGTACTGCAGGCGTGGTGGGAACATCCACCCGTTTTGTGGGGCTGTTTCTTGGAAGAGTCGATGGAGGAGAGTACAAAGATGCCTCCCGGTTGGGAACTTTAGGTGGTATCTCAGACATATTTCCCATTGGATCCAGCATTAAAGTCTGGTGGGCCACTTGGATATCTCCCATAATTGCTTTGGGATTACTAGTAGTTTCATTTAAGTGTTTCAGGAAATCATTCAGGGTGTTCCTGGAATCAACAGATCTCCTGTGGTCTCTTTTGCTGGATGGTTTTGTGAGTGGATGATCAATATGTTGCATCTTTTTGTCTGCCTTGTGCGCGTTAGAATTTGAGAAAGATGTATTGTAATCATGAGTAGCGTTGGGAAGAACGATAGCACTAGGGATATGTCCATGACTTAGAGGAGAGTGGGGTGGaggactggaaggaaaaaactgAGGGCTTTTTAGTGGGGTTTCCTTTCGTGAAGCATTGAGATTACTATGTGCTTTCTCCGACTGACTTTTCATGGCCTGCAGAGTCTTTTGTTGAAGAACTGGTGTAGATTCAGGAGTTGGAAGTGCAGCTAATTCTGGAGGCTGGCCCCTGTGGTCCATCATCATGGACTTCGTATCACCATTTGGTGGCAATTCCTTTCTGCTAGTCAACAGGTTTGTGTAGAGTTTGGGTGAATCAATGTTTTGTTGATATTCCTTGACGGGACTATCGAACAGCCCATTCAGTTTAGCAAAGCTCCCACTGGAGTCAGTACAGGACTGCGCAGATTCTGcatctttgtgtatttttctggatttccGTACAAACACATCCCGATAACAGTAAACGGCCACTCCCGCAATAAAGGCTCCCAggacaaaagcagcaaagacaCAAGTGATTAGGACATTCATGTGTACCATTTGGTTGGACTCTCCTGATTGCACTTCCCACCTTACACCTGCAAAAGACATGCAGCAGTATCATAAATTTACATGTACTTCATACTGATCTGTTTCAGAAGATGTTAGCCTGCCTCAGGGAAGGACAGCAGTGTCTATTAAGTGTTTTCAAGTGCTCTGTACCTACTGTTAGTGTAAATCTGCAATCCACAGCACTGGtgaatgcaaataattttataaataaaacgGACGGAGTTAGCATTGATCAGCCTAAACAAAGACTGTCCATTTTCTTTGATAATGAGGAATACTTGTCAGAGCTTCACTCCTCATATTACATTTGGGTGTACACTGTATGCTATCGGTTTAGCGTGCCCCCAGATTTCCTTTAAGGCTCACAAATAGGGGCCTGTATGTTATTAACATTAACgatttctgctggaaaattgAGGTTAGAAGGTGCTACTGGGCCAGACAGCAATTAATAACTCAAGGATGAATTTCTCTCTCAATTTTCTGCCCAACTCATAAGTCAGTATCAAAAGAGAGACACAATTATGCAAATGTTATGTAGAACTGTATAATGTACATACTGCATTGTTTAAACCACGTCATTATAATCTGATGCAAAACTTGTAAACTAATATATCTACAGCTTGCTAGCCTTGGAATGGCATACTTTGCATTATGTAAGCATACAATTTTCAAAGTTCAAGATTATGGCATTGTATTAAAGcactaatttttcttttctgcttgtaGTCAATAATGAACTTACATAATACTTGCATAACGTAAAAAAACACTCCTTGCAAGGTTAAGTTATTACACAATgttaaaatttagaaaactttttGTTTAGACAAAGTTGAATACTGGATTAGTTTGTGATTCGTATATTAACCATCTCCCTTTGTTTCTTGAGACCTTTAAAGCAACCACAGACATCTTGCAGCTAAGACAATGTtagtttttaatgaaagtaatTCTGTTAACTATCCCAAGGgatgttaaaatgaaagagcaagAGTGAAGGAACAGATTCATTTTTGTTAGAGGCAAGGCCTTTGAACATTGTTAATGTTCAGGGTTATAGGTTTTAATGGCACtgtgcagaagaagaaagaacatgaaTAAAGTTCACTAATAGCTATGACACAAAATATGATTCAGAACCAAGAGCAAATGATAACAAAAAActtaaagcaaaatggaaaataactgcaacaaattaaaatgacaaatgcaCTGCCATAATGGCTGATAGGAAACCTGATATATTTTGGTGAATggtaataaaatagaaatgtttttttgacTGGTGAGATTTTTCAGTAAATACAGAATTGTGCAAACATGTCTGTCAGCCAGCTATTCTGTGTACTGATGAAGACTTAAGTTTTGTTTATGGGGCTGGAAGCTTCTTGAGCCTTTGGTTGACTGCAATAGTCCTGCTGAATTGAAATCTTTGTTGCTGTAAGAGCCTAATCAAAGGTTCACTTAGCTGAAAGAATGGctacagaaaagatgaattACATGCAGTAcatgtttctttctgtgttcaGATTAAAATCTATGTCTGTGTCTCCATGTACTGAGACCTTTTTTAAACTGATCCTCatatccagaaaataaaaattcagcacaTCCTTACTCAGATCTGACCACATTCTTCACAAACGTGCCGCAGGCAGCAGTTTGGGATATGCCCCACTTAAAGCTCCGTGTCATGGAGCTGTGTTTCGCTTTGTTCCTGCCCCTGCCCgctgcaaaaccaaaataacaaaaaaaaaacaccattaagCTCTTGTAAACAACCATTCATGAGGACTAATAGTCTTATCCAAACTCGACTCGTTTGAAAACAACCACCAGAGGTGCAGATAAGtcctgaatttaatttttttaatgcatccaGAACTCCCACTGATTTTAATGGGAGCTTTGGAGCACCCCAGGAATAAAAGGCTGAGCTTATTATCTGTGTTTCCCATTATAAGCTCTAAGCAGCACTTTGAACGCTGGTTAAATAGGTACGAGAATCATGATTGCACTGTCTGCATATTCACAGGAAATGGGTGTAAAATATAGCCCAACAATCACGGCTGTTACATTTAAACCTTAGAAAATGCTGAGACTATCAGGTTTCCATTCAGCTGCAATGTATTCCCTGGTAAGGCCTTACCCTTTGGGACACCTGATAATGGATCAGAATAATCAGAAGTGTTTGGGTCATCTTGAACTACAAATTTCCGAGAGCCAGTCACTTTAGGTTTCCAGGAACCAATCACTTTAGGTGATATAACTGGGATACTTGCCATTGTGGTAATGGAAGCTGAGGAGAACTCCATGTCTGTGGtggcaaacagatttttattaatgtgtATTACAGTCGTCAGGTTTTCCTCGCTGTTTCATGGCATATCTAAGCTACTGCTGGAGACAGTATTTAATGGGAGTTACTGGACAGCAAAATGTGACCCACTACACTTTGTAGAACTACAGAGGACTGATTGAAATCAATTGGTTCAAAACTTTTAagtatgacaaaaaaaaacaacacattaaaGCATCAACAGCTGCTAGCCAAAAAGCCAGAGAAGTCAAACATGAAAGCAGTGCAAAAGTTGACATAAGCAACTGGTGGAGATGAAAAGCACAACTTGCGCTACTTAATTGCCATATTGTTCACTGAAGACAACACATTCCATTACCTTCTAAACATCTTccaaaaaatataattttacttaGAAAGATACATGCTTACTATAGGTTACTCCTGAGAAACCAGATCAGCTCCATTAGTGCTATTACGGGATACCAGGAACTGTTGAATGAGCCATTTCTTGAGGGGACGATGAAAGGAATGTTCTTAACCTCTATTTTGTAATGGTTCCTAAGGAACAATATCATATAGATTCTGGCTCCTCTGTCATACATTTACTGAACAGAATCACTAAAGCCAATGTGGAAATGCATGAGTAGGAAACATATCAAATTGAGTTTACAATCCAAAATCTACTTTGCACACTCAAGTATTTTGTGTTCACTGTCCCATTAGGTTTAGGAGTGAATGTCTGTGACGTGAGATTTGACTGAGAAATGTACTCCAAAAGCATGCTCATTCAGGACTTGAAAATCAGGTTCAATTGTATCTGTTCTAAAATATCACTTTGAAAATTCAATTGATAACCACTAAATGAGGCAAGGTAGCATTTCCATATAAcacagttttgctttgctttcctaaGCAAGTATCTAACTTACATTATGGTTAATatatctggaaaatatttgtctcAGACATTACTTCTTGTCAAGTTACAGAAGTATAAATATAatcagaaaccaaaacaaaaaataaaatgttgttgCACTTTTACAAATTAAACATGTAAAGATTCTTCTCAAGATTTGTCGGTCAAACATGCCCTCAGTTTGAAACCAGAGATCAAGTTCCAGGAGGAACACTGGAAAATATGGCTCAGTCTTGCTCCTGTTGAAGTCAACACAGGTTCTCCTTTTGAGTTCAACAGAGGAGCATTGCGTCCTGCCTCCTGGAACACCAAGGGCTGACAATGAAAACATcgttagaaaaaaatcactgaaggtGAAAAGGATGCAAAAGTCTCTCTGACAGCAATACATAAAGCTTCCTAAGCTACCTTTGTCTGCACAAGTCCTCATTCGGCTACACAGTTTGTGATGTTAAATTTTTTCCATTAGCACAAACGActtataacattttaaaaatacagaaatacacattttctgaaACGTGTATTTGTACAAAAAGCTTgctgggaaagaaggaaagacgAAGGGAAAGGTAAGGAGGAAGATGATGAAATTCTGCCATTCATCTACTAGAGATGACCAATAGGGGCATTCACAAATGCATGGCTGGGGATACAGAGTAAAGCTTAGTGGACTTTCGTGCAAGTGAAGATGTCATCTACGTTAATCAGGCTCTTTAATAAAAGATGTCTCAATAAATAATGAGCTGTTAACATGCGACTACACAGGGTGAAGTGCTGAGTGAGAAGAGTCTGACTATCTTTACCATCAGTGGGAACATGagtaaaagcacaaaaatgaagGACTGCCAATTgtgcaaaaggaaggaaaaaagggctGAAAATGCTGAACTGAAGGAAAGTAAAGGTCATTaattcaaaaaaattaaaaaaaactaaccAGATGTTGGGTCGCCAAATATTTTGTAATCTGGTGTAGCTGTAGTAGGCAAAATTTCTAAAAGAATTAAAGGAACAAGTAATCAgtaaaaagtaacaaaaagaaagcaaaagatctCAAACCTGAGTGAcggaaaataaaaactaaaatattactggttataaaaaataaattcttcaatACTTTGCTGTAGACCCCAAGTAGTTGCAAACCggtgaaggagaagaaagacaaaactcTGCCACCCACGACCAGAAAGTTCAGCTTTGTGAACATTCACAGTAACAGCAGGTGATGTGTTCATCTTGTTACTGAAAAGCTCATGATAAATTTAACATCTATAGTGAAGCGTGGCCACAGACTACTGCTGAGatattataaatgaaaagcaatgacTATGCCTTACCATGGCAGTCCCCAAGCTGCGCTGTGTTGCCATATTCTACATCTTGTACATATCCTCCAGTGCTGTGGTTGTATGAAACAAATAAAGAGAACCTGCAATTAACAGTAttaataggggaaaaaatggtgattttttttttcctgaaagcaatAAATGGAAACATTCAGTCACCATAGAGAGGCAAAATCTAGTGTATGgccaaaaaaaattgttttataaaacaCACAATTTGTTTATATCCAGGCTTTAACATTGTATATACAATGCCAGGCAGTAGAAAAGATCATGTTCTTCATAGTGACCCTGTCACATCTTCTACACCAGGTGTGCTCTTGGCTTTGGATAGATAATTGTGCAATTATACTAAGCTGAAGTTTGAGCTAGCCTGCTACAAAGGCCTCTTTTTAAGATACAGCTGCTAATGCACTATATATTACAGACTAGGTCTGCGCAAAAAGCCtttgatatgtatatatatcacCCTAGTTTCAGTGTAGAggcaaaatctttcttttttccccactctgaAACCTGTGCTTTTGTATTTGCAATTGACTGTGCCCTGGCTGTGAGCAGGCCTGGGAGGGGACAGCGTGTACTGTCCTGTCTGAGCTGCTCAGGTTTACAGGCAGCAATTTGTTGCTTTCCTGCTTCCAACAGCTCGTCCTGCAGCTCTGTTTGTCCTCACACACACATGTAAAACTCCCACTGAAAGGAAGTCTTCACTTAGAGTTTGCAGAATTAGTTCAGACTTCAGCATTCTGTTCTCTCATATATATAGTACATTGAAAAAACAGTTCTAAAAAATGGACATTTATTAATTGAGTGCAAGGGAACAGGCACAGGATACAAGCTTGTATAGTCTACAAAATACATGGTAGAGATGCTGGGCTAATTTGAGAAGGAGTACTTACAGCATGCCCGGTGTCACTCTTCCACATGCCTCATGGTCTAACCAGCCACAGTATGGGTCCCGTGAAGCAATACATGCCCTTGCAAGAGAAAAACCCCaaaaaatcatgcatttttttttttatttccttccccagAGATGTTGGCACCCTTCCTTTAAGGGAGAGCTCAGGAACGGGGCCGTACTTTTTACATGACCCGTGACGCTCACACCGACTCAGAGGAATTCTAATGACGCAGCTGGAGAATGCCACAAACAAAGCATGGTGGTCTCTATCTAGCTGAAGGGAGATGACTCTTCTGTCTTCCTCACTCTCAGCATTACAcctgttaagaaaaataatgggaaGCCATTATTTTACAACTGTAGTACTTTGGGCAGAGCTTAcgctgaaaacattttatttatttattgtttgtatagatactgaaaaaataattccttataTAACGTACTAGTCTTTTCTGAGTGGTTTGTAAACAA is part of the Cygnus atratus isolate AKBS03 ecotype Queensland, Australia chromosome 11, CAtr_DNAZoo_HiC_assembly, whole genome shotgun sequence genome and encodes:
- the SEMA6D gene encoding semaphorin-6D isoform X5, whose protein sequence is MRLPLLCASVMLISLSQCRAVSFPEDEDPINIVDYHYSRQYPVFRGRPSGNESQHRLDFQLMLKIRDTLYIAGRDQVYTVNLNEVPKSEVTPSRKLTWRSRQQDRENCAMKGKHKDECHNFIKVFVPRNDEMVFVCGTNAFNPMCRYYRLNTLEYDGEEISGLARCPFDARQTNVALFADGKLYSATVADFLASDAVIYRSMGDGSALRTIKYDSKWIKEPHFLHAIEYGNYVYFFFREIAVEHNNLGKAVYSRVARICKNDMGGSQRVLEKHWTSFLKARLNCSVPGDSFFYFDVLQSITDIIEINGVPTVVGVFTTQLNSIPGSAVCAFSMDDIEKVFKGRFKEQKTPDSVWTAVPEDKVPKPRPGCCAKHGLAEAYKTSIDFPDETLSFIKSHPLMDSAVPSIVEEPWFTKTRVRYRLTSIAVDHAAGPYHNYTVIFVGSEAGVVLKILAKTRPFSLNDSVLLEEIEAYNHAKCNAESEEDRRVISLQLDRDHHALFVAFSSCVIRIPLSRCERHGSCKKACIASRDPYCGWLDHEACGRVTPGMLTGGYVQDVEYGNTAQLGDCHGVRWEVQSGESNQMVHMNVLITCVFAAFVLGAFIAGVAVYCYRDVFVRKSRKIHKDAESAQSCTDSSGSFAKLNGLFDSPVKEYQQNIDSPKLYTNLLTSRKELPPNGDTKSMMMDHRGQPPELAALPTPESTPVLQQKTLQAMKSQSEKAHSNLNASRKETPLKSPQFFPSSPPPHSPLSHGHIPSAIVLPNATHDYNTSFSNSNAHKADKKMQHIDHPLTKPSSKRDHRRSVDSRNTLNDFLKHLNETTSNPKAIMGDIQVAHQTLMLDPMGNMSEIPPKVPNREASLYSPPSTLPRNSPTKRVDVPTTPAVPMTSLERQRGYHKNSSQRHSISALPKNLNSPNGVLLSRQPSINRGGYVTPTAGSKMDYIQGTPVSVHLQPSLSRQSSYTSNGTLPRTGIKRTPSLKPDVPPKPSFVPQTTSVRPLNKYSY
- the SEMA6D gene encoding semaphorin-6D isoform X3 gives rise to the protein MRLPLLCASVMLISLSQCRAVSFPEDEDPINIVDYHYSRQYPVFRGRPSGNESQHRLDFQLMLKIRDTLYIAGRDQVYTVNLNEVPKSEVTPSRKLTWRSRQQDRENCAMKGKHKDECHNFIKVFVPRNDEMVFVCGTNAFNPMCRYYRLNTLEYDGEEISGLARCPFDARQTNVALFADGKLYSATVADFLASDAVIYRSMGDGSALRTIKYDSKWIKEPHFLHAIEYGNYVYFFFREIAVEHNNLGKAVYSRVARICKNDMGGSQRVLEKHWTSFLKARLNCSVPGDSFFYFDVLQSITDIIEINGVPTVVGVFTTQLNSIPGSAVCAFSMDDIEKVFKGRFKEQKTPDSVWTAVPEDKVPKPRPGCCAKHGLAEAYKTSIDFPDETLSFIKSHPLMDSAVPSIVEEPWFTKTRVRYRLTSIAVDHAAGPYHNYTVIFVGSEAGVVLKILAKTRPFSLNDSVLLEEIEAYNHAKCNAESEEDRRVISLQLDRDHHALFVAFSSCVIRIPLSRCERHGSCKKACIASRDPYCGWLDHEACGRVTPGMLTGGYVQDVEYGNTAQLGDCHDMEFSSASITTMASIPVISPKVIGSWKPKVTGSRKFVVQDDPNTSDYSDPLSGVPKGVRWEVQSGESNQMVHMNVLITCVFAAFVLGAFIAGVAVYCYRDVFVRKSRKIHKDAESAQSCTDSSGSFAKLNGLFDSPVKEYQQNIDSPKLYTNLLTSRKELPPNGDTKSMMMDHRGQPPELAALPTPESTPVLQQKTLQAMKSQSEKAHSNLNASRKETPLKSPQFFPSSPPPHSPLSHGHIPSAIVLPNATHDYNTSFSNSNAHKADKKMQHIDHPLTKPSSKRDHRRSVDSRNTLNDFLKHLNETTSNPKAIMGDIQVAHQTLMLDPMGNMSEIPPKVPNREASLYSPPSTLPRNSPTKRVDVPTTPAVPMTSLERQRGYHKNSSQRHSISALPKNLNSPNGVLLSRQPSINRGGYVTPTAGSKMDYIQGTPVSVHLQPSLSRQSSYTSNGTLPRTGIKRTPSLKPDVPPKPSFVPQTTSVRPLNKYSY